The Leptospiraceae bacterium genome includes the window ATAACTTAGGAAAGGTGGGCTTATCCACTAAATTGCATTCAATAAATTTAGCTCTAATTCTGCTTCTTTTTTTAATTTCGAAGTATTTTCTTTTGAAATGATCTCTTCAAAAATTTTTTTGGCTTCTTCAATTTTCCCTATTCTTACAAAGGCTTTAGCTACATTCAAATAAGCATTCATACCTTCTTCTGTTTCTGGACTCTCATTAAAAAGATTCATTTCTGTTTCTGCTACCAAATCCCACTTTTGTATTTTTTTATACGCAAGACTTAAAATTTTGTAAGACTTTAGAAAAGACGGATGGTCGTGGTAAAGTATTTGAAATTCTTTAATTTTTTCTATACAGGAAAAATATTTTCTGTCTCCAAGAAACTCATTTGCCTGTTTTAAAGAAATTTCACCCTGAAAAATTTTTTCTTTTATATTCACAGGAATAAATCCTTCTTCTTCCGAATATATACTAAAAGTAAGTATTAAAAGACATAATAAAAAATATTTCATAGTACTATTATCTTGAATTTTATAGGAAAGCATGATGTTTTTATTTTTGTGTATAACAAAAAATGGATCTTTTTAAAAACTAAAGAGCTTGACAAATTTGCAAAAGTTTTAATGATTTAAGGGCAATGAGAAATATAAAAAAGATTTTATTAATTTTTACACTTATCGAAATTTTTTTCTTTTTATCCAATTGTCAAAAACCAAAATTTGATAACCCTTGTGATCTAAATTCGGATTCTCATCGAAACACCAATATCGTAAAATATATAACCTCAGATAGTTCTTCTTTTTGTGGGATTATTCCTTCATTTGGAAGTGTAGCTACTCCTATATTTACTCCATCCGCAGGAAATAAAACTTCCCTATCCGATATAAATATATTGACATCTACTTTTGGAGCAACGATCTACTATACCACAGATGGAACAAACCCAACAATCGGATCCAATAGATACTCTAGTGCTTTGGAGAATATTTGGTCCTTAGCTGGAAAAACGATAAAGGCATTTGCTGTGAAAAATGGAATGACTGATAGTGCAATTTTGTCCGGAGTGTTTAGCTATCCGCCTTTAAAAACAGGGCAACAGACTTCATACGCAGTTGGAGATGATGGAGAAAGTCAAACAGGTGTAAGTCGGAGCTACACTGATAATGGAGATGGCACGGTAAAAGATAATGCGACAGGGCTTATTTGGCAGAAATGTAGCATGGGATTAAATAATGATGCGGGATGTACAGGAACTGCTTCAAACCCAAACTGGGCAGATGCGGGCACTTATTGCAGTGGGCTTAGCTTGGGATCTAAAACATGGAGACTGCCATCAAGATTAGAATTAGAAACTCTATCACATTTTTCTGGACCAATTATAGCAATTGCAATTGATTCAAGTTATTTTCCAAATACTACAACAAACCCGTATTGGAGTTCAAGCAATTATGTGCCTTCCAGTACAGAGGCTTGGTATATAAATTTTAGTGCCGGTGAAATAAGTAAAGATAGCAAGGCAGTTTTTTACTATGTCCGTTGTGTTTCAGGTACAGTAAAAGAGTACGGTAATAATTTAACAGAAAATGGAGATGGCACAGTAAAAGATAATGTGACAGGACTTATTTGGCAGAAATGTAGTAATGGGCAGAGTGGTTCGAACTGCTCTGGAGCTGCAAGTAGTGATCTTTGGGCAAATGCACTATCTGCTTGCAGTGGACTAAGTTTAGCCGGAAAATCATGGAGGTTACCAAATATCAATGAATTAAAATCCATCATTGATATAAATAAATCCAGTGGTGAAACTATAGACACAAATATTTTTCCAAATACTGCATCAGGTTCGTATTGGAGTTCAACTACTCTTGTGTCAAATACTAATTTTTCTTGGGAAGTCAATTTTTCTAGTGGTTTCTCAGTAAGCGATGACACCAATCTTCAATATTCTTATATTCGTTGCGTCTCTGGTCCTTAGGAAAAAAAATAGTTAGTGATTTGTATGAGTAGATTAGAGCTGTTTTTTTAGTTTTTCGGATTTTGGTTTTTTCCAGGCTTGTTTTTTTTTATTTCCGCATCTTATGTCGTATTAGTCTATTGTATCGTATAGTTTTTCTCTTGGAGAGGTAAATTCCTACCGCAATAGAACTGACCTTGGGTGGAACTCCAAAGTCATAGAACTTGGCAGGATGATTATGTCCCATTCTTTCAAATGTCAAGCAACAAAAGAAGAGTAAAAAGGCAGCTGTTCTTGAAATACCAAGCCATTGAGCAAACTCACCAAGCTCAATCTAATCTGCATTCTCCGGACGAAATATTTTCTTTTGCAATGTTTTTATAATGGTTTCAAGAACCTGATACACCGTCTTAACACAATCCAACTTTTCAAAAGTCATAGCCAATGTAAATTTTATTCTGTATCTTCCTCAACATTCATGCAAGGCTAATCCTTTCATCTGAAATAGTTTCAGTCCTCGAGGTAAACTCATCCATATACTTCTCTGGAATAATTTCAGACTCGATTGATTGTATCAAATTTTCTGGATTCATAGTATTCTCCTAATATAAAAAGTTTTTAATCTTGTTCTCTGATATAAGGTAAAATAATAGCGTGATATGAAATAAAATTTTGCGATTCATCTGAAGAAATTTTTTCATCTTTGCTACAGAAAAATGTCCCAAATCTGTATTAAATGTAATAATCTTGAAATTCCCTAAAACGATGGAGTTCCTTGTGATTTTTGCGTGAAAGGTGAACAATTGGTATAAAACATGCACTTTACTGGTAGAAAGGAGGTCCTAGCTATTTTAGCACGAAAAGTGCAAAAACTGCACTAAAAGCGAAATTTCAAAAACTCTACTAAAGCTCAAAACCTCATCCTAAAAGATACACCTAATTGCAAAGATTCTAACCCACCTATTTCCGACCTCAGACCTCAGTCTATTTGTCCTCCAAATTGGAGCCCCACATTCTTGAACGAAAACAACAGCCAAAAGGAGGCGAGGAATCTTATATCAATGGCTACACTAATGGATTAAGATTTTTTCAAATAACAATGAAGCCCAGACACAAAACCTTATTCTTATATTTTTGAGGTATCTCAATCTCTAAACAATAAGAAATTTCTATTTTTTCCTTTGATCACTCCCCATTAAATAAATGATTGGAAGCACGAATAAAGTCAAAATACTCGAAGTGATTAATCCACCAATAACGACTGTAGCAAGTGGACGCTGGACTTCTGCACCCATGCTTGTAGAAAGTGCCATCGGCAAAAATCCAAGCGCTGCAACGACTGCAGTAGTTACAACAGGTCTTAGTCTAAGTTTAGCAGATTCAAATATTGCAGCTGAAGAATCCTTTCCTTCGTGCTCTAATTTTTTCGTAAAAGAAACGAGTACAAGTCCGTTAAGGACAGCAACTCCAAATAAAGCAATAAAACCTACTCCAGCAGAAATGCTAAATGGAATTCCTCGAATATAAAGTGAAATAACCCCTCCGGTAATTGCAAAAGGTACGTTAAGAAAAATAATCCAGGCAGGTTTCATTTCTCCAAACGCAACCCATAGTACAAATAAAATTACAATTAGAGTTAAAGGCACTATGATAAGAAGAGTATTTCTTGCAGAGATATAATTTTCGTATTTCCCGCCGTAGTCATATCGAAAACCAGCAGGGAATTTTAGTTTTTTTTGCAAAATTTCTTCTACTTCTCGAATTACGCTTACCATGTCCTTGCCTCGAATATTGAACTCTACAATCATTCTCCTCGATTGGTGTTCATGGCTAATTTGAACGGGACCTTCTTCTGTATAAATTTCTGCAAGGTCAGACAAAGGGACAGTTTGCCCATAGTGGGAGCGTATTGGAAAAGACTTAATTCTGTCTAATGGGTTTCGCCTATCGTCCTTTGCTTTTATTACTAAGCTAAATCTTTTATTTTCTTCAAAAATATTTCCTGCATAGTTTCCGGAAGAAATCATTTCCACTGCTTGGTTAACTTCATCAATGCTAATTCCATAACGAGAAAGGCTTTCCCTATTTGGGACTACTTTCAAATATGAAAGACCTTTCAATTGTTCTATCTTTATATCCACAACACCCGGAATTTTACTTATATTGTGAGATACTTCTTCACCGATTTGTTTTAATAAGGAAAGGTCTTCACCATAAATTTTTATACCAACATCGGATCTCACACCTGCAATCAATTCATTCGTCCTCATCTGAATCGGTTGTGATATAGAAAATGCAACTTCAGGAGTATATTTTTCTAAGGTCTCTGAAATTTTCTCAATAAGTTCATTTTTAGAAAATCTCCAGTCTTCTTTTGGTTTTAACACTAAGTAAATATCACTCCTATCAATTCCCATTGGATCGGTTGCAATATCCGGTGAGCCGGTTCTCGAAACTACATTTGTAATTTCAGGAAAATTTTTTAGCAAAATCCTTTCTATTCTTTTAGAAGTTTCTAAAGACTCAGTCAAAGAAGCAGATGGTAATCGATTTACTTCGAGCAAGAGTGAGCCTTCGTCAAGTTGCGGGATAAATTCTCCTCCAGAAAAATAAAACAGTATGAGGGAAAATACAAATCCTCCAAGAGTTCCAAAAATTATTTTTTTTGGATTTTGAAATGCTTTTTCTAATAAAGGCTCATAATAGATTTTTAGTTTTTGAAAAATTATAGTTTCGTGTTCTTTTTCATCCGCAGGTTTTAAAAAAAGTAATGCAAGAACAGGAACGACGGTAAGAGTTAAAATGAACGCACCAAGTAAGGCATACAAAACGGTTAGCGCCATAGGGATAAACATTTTTCCTTCTACTCCAGACAATGCAAGAATAGGTAGATACACAATTGCAATTATGATTTCACCATAGATCGTTGCTTTTCTGACTTCTACTGTGGATTCAAAGATTACCTTTTTTTTCTCTAGGAAAGTTAGTGCTCTTTTTAATTCGATTGTCTTTAAAGATAGTCTCCTATAAGAGTTCTCAACAAGAATTACAGCACCGTCAACAATCAAACCAAAATCTATTGCTCCCATACTCATCAGGTTTCCGGGCGCATCTCGAACTCTCATTATGCTAATAGCAAAAAGCATAGCGAGAGGAATCGTGAGAGCGATCACGAGTCCTGCTCTAAAATTTCCTAACATAAAAAATAAAACTACGATTACAAGTATTGCTCCTTCGAGTAAGTTTATGATTACTGTACGAATTGTTTTTTTTACCATTTCCGATCTATCGTAAAAAGATTCTATTTTCATTCCGGGTGCAAGAAACGGTTTTATTTCTTCTAACTTTTTTTTAATAGACTCGGTTACTTGAAGAGAATTTTCTTTCATTAGCATCATTGTGATTGCTCCGGTGACTTCACCTTTACCATCTTTTGAAGTAGCACCTCTTCTCAGCTTGTGACCAATTTTTACATCTGCAATAGAAGAAATTGTTACTGGAAACCCATCCTTTGTTTTACCTACATAAATTTTAGAAATATCTTCTAAAGAAGAAATTAGACCATCACTTCCGATTACGATATGCTCTTTTTCTTTTTCGATATATCCCCCACCTGTTGCAGCGTTATTTTTCCTTAACGCCTCTAATACATCCATTCCAGAAAACCCAAGAGACTGCATTTTATTTAAGTCTAAAATAATTTGGTACTCTTTGGATTCTCCTCCAAAAGTATTTACTTCTACAACTCCCGGTACAGTTTTTAAAATCGGATTTATAAACCAATTTAGTTGAGTCGTAAGATCAAGTAAACTATGTTTATCGCTTGTTAAAGTAAACTGAAAAATTTCACCAAGCCCTGTAGATATTGGACCCATCGTAGGAATTCCGTAACTTGGAGGAATATTTGCTTCTGCTTCTTTTAATCTTTCTGAAACCCATTGCCTTGCTCGAAAAATATCCGTATCGTCTTGAAATACTATTGTCACTACAGAAATTCCGTAACGCGAGATGGAGCGAACTTCTACAAGTTTTGGGAGACCTGCCATCGCTCTTTCAACTGGGTAAGTAACATACTTTTCAATTTCAATAGGCGACAAGGCAGGTGCAGTAGTGATTACTTGTACTTGTATTGTTGTAATATCGGGAACAGCATCAATTTTTAATTTTCTTGCAGAGTCGATTCCGAAAAATAGAAATATTACGGTTAAGCCTAATACAATCGTTTGATTGTTGAGTGACCAATGAACTAAAGAGCTTAAAAATTTCATCAGTCCTCTGCACCAAATGTTGATTTCAGTAAAATAGACTTTAAGAAAAAAATTCCCTTTCGTACTACAAATTCTCTCTCGCTTATACCAGAAACGATTTCAACTAATGTATTTGATTTTCTTCCTATAGCCACTTCTCTAAATACATATTCTCCCGGTTTTTCTTCTACGAAAACTCCTACTTTCCCGTTCACCTCTGTCAAGCAATAAGAAGGCACAGAAATAACTTCAGGCTCTATGGCAGAAATCTCTGCGACTCCAAATAAGCCAACCTTAGCGAGATTTTTTTTGTTCTTTAGAACTATCCTTGCGTTAACAGTTCTTGAAGAAGGGTCAATCTGTATCCCAATATACGTTAGTCTCCCTTCAAATTTTGTATTTGGATAAGCATTCAATTGAATAATTGCATTTTCTCCTGTGCCTATTTTAGATATATCTTTCTCAAATAATTTTCCGATAAACCATACTTCTGAGATGTCGCCTACCGTCCCCATATTTGTATTTGCATCTACCTGTCCACCAACGATTGCTTCTCTACTTAGTATTATACCAGACTTTGGAGAGCGTACTTCATAATTACCAATGGTTTCTTTTTTTTCTTTAGCCATATTAGGTATCGCAATATCATATACTCTAAGATTTTCTCTGTCTGCTTCAAGCTCTGACTCCATTATCCTTAATTCGGATTCGGCGTTTATAGCTTCTTGCTCACCAGCCAGTCTTAAAGTCACAAGCTCTTTTAATCGCGAATAATTTTTTTGGGATGCAGTGTATCTCGATAAAGACCCAAGGAATTTGGATCGGAGTCTGGATGCATCCGGCGAGTCCAAGGTAATTAGGGTATCTCCTTTTTTCACGTGGTCACCTTCTTTAAAATTCACGCTTGTAATTCTTCCCGCAAGTCTTGCTCCAATTTTTCTTATATTGTCCGGATTTGCAGAAATCTCTCCTATTACTGAAATCGTATCTTGGAAATCTTTTCGCTTCACCTCAATCGTTTCTATTTCAGTGTCTTCTTTAATTTCAGAAGGAACTTTTATCTTCATGGATAAATCTATTCTATTTGAATTTTCCTTATTGGAAGTTGTCGAATCTTCGGTTGGATTTTTTCCTTCGGGAATGGCTTTTTTTTCTTTTAGTTTTCCATACCCTAAAACTAAAAAGGTTACAGCCAAAATAGCTATAATAATATATTTACCTGTTTTCATTTTATTTCCTTTTTACTTTCAGAGTTTAGATAATCCGTAAACGGAATTCCTGATGCACGAATAACTTCAATCGAAGCAATTGCAAAATCTGTTTTAGATTGAATGTAAGAAATTTTTGTACCGATTAAGGATTGTTGACTCATTAGAGCTTCACGTACATTAATTCTGCCGTTTAATAAAGCTTTCTTGATTGAGTCGAGGTCTTTATCTATTCTTTGCAGAAGCTCTTCCGAATAACTCTCGTACTCTTCTTTTAAAGAATTGTAACCAGAAATTGATTTAATTACTTCATATCGAATTGTATGCCGACTAACTTCCGCTTTGTTGATTAGTTGTTGTTTTCTTGATAGCTCTTCTAGTAATTCGCCGGAATTGTCTCGGAAAATTTTTAAAGGTAGAGACAATCTTCCTCCGATTACATTTTCGTTAAATCCGTCTCTTTGCAAAAATCCCGAGATCGTCAAATTGGGAATGGTTTCTTTTTTTAGTAAAGTAATTTTTGAGTCTTGGGTTAATATATCTGCTTCACTCGCTTGTATCTCAGCTCGCACTTTCAGTGCCTCTTCTGTCAATCTGTCAACACTCATATTTTGAAATACTGGATTTTTTGGCTTTTCCAACAACTCTATACTTGCATGAAATGGAATTCCCATCATAACTGTTAAATTTCCTTTTGCCAATTCCGTTTTTCTTTTTGTCAAAAGAAAAAATCTTTTCATCTTAACTAATTCTGCCTCTGCAATATCAGTATCAATCGGTGCAGCTAAACCTTTTTCTGATCTGGCTTTCGCGACTTCGTATATATCTTTTGCAAGAGAATATAAGTTTTCAGATAGCCTTAACTCTTCGATGAGACTAAAATACATTAGGCTTGCAACGAGCGCATTATAGATCATTTCTCTTTCCATTACTGTGACTCGTCTTACTTGGGATGCAAACTCTTTGTCTGCTACATCGAGTCTGCCTTTTCTTTGACCTCCGATATAAATTTCTTGGGATAGCATTACTTCTCCATTTACCGAAGATTGAAGACCGGTAAATTCACCCTGATTTTGTGTTTGCTTTCGATAACTTTGCATTAAAGAAACTTGAGGGTTCGATGGGAAAAAGTAACCGGCCGCAATTTTTCTGCCCTTAATTACATTTAGCTCCAACCGTGAGCTTTTGTATTCGGGGCTATGGTCTATTACGCACTCTACAATATCTTTTAGAGTAACACTTCCTGTGCAATGTAGATGAGGTTCGTCGTGATCATTCCCACCTGAAAAAATTCCATAAGCTGGAATGAAAAAAAGTATAAATAAAAAATTAAATTTCATGTATATCTCCCGTTACATTGTGAGAAGACCGAACAGAATAAATTTTTGGTTTAATATTATTTCATTAACATAAATTTGCAAAAATTCTCTTGGCTTCTACAATCAGAATTAATTAAATTTTTAAGAAAGAGTATTTTTGGGGGGACGATTCAAATAGGAGATATAGAGAAAATTATACGTTTTTGAAAATAGGTTCACATTGTATGAGGATTGAATTTCCGTAATTATTTTTGCTTCATCCATTCCCCAGTTAGAGATGAGTATTGAACTGCATGGACAATTCACGCAAGTGTGTCTATGGTCTGAATCTTTGTGGTTTGTTTCAACATTGTCTAAATAGGCAAACGAACAGAAATCTTCATTTATACCTTTTCCACCACAGATTGAGTCGTTATCAATTGCATATTGATAGGTAAAAAGCACCAAGAAAAATAGAAAAAATAAAAATTTCAGTTTCGCCATAACATATTATTCAATATATATTTTTTATAAAAGTCAAGCAATTTTCAAAATTCTGATGGAAGTACTCCAATTGTAGTAGAAATTTTATCTACTATTCCATATTCAATTGCTTCTTTTGCAGTCATGTAATAGTCTCTATCCGTATCCTTTGCCACTTTTTCAAGAGGTTGGCTACACGCATCTGCAAGAATTTTATTTAGTGTCTCTTTAGTCTTTACAATTTCTTGAGCGTGGATTTTAATATCGGTTGCGGGGCCTGTGATTTGACCGCCTATACTCGGTTGGTGGATCATTACTTTTGCGTGGGGCCAGATATATCTTTTGCCCTTGGCTCCGGCTGATAATAAAAATGAGCCCATAGACGCAGCCATACCCATACATACTGTGGATACAGGAGAAGTTATCATTTTCATAGTATCGAAAATGGCGAGTCCTGCTGTCACAGAGCCACCGGGGCTATTGATATAAAAAATTATATCTTTACCGGGGTCTGACATTTCTAAATACATTAATTTAGATACGATTTCTTTTGCAGAATCATCGTGAACGACTCCCCATAGAAAAATTTTTCTTTCATCTAAAAATTTTCTTTGGATCTTTCCGGCATTTTTTAAATCTTCTAAAATATCCGGTGAACTTTCTTCTTTGTCTGCCATTTATCCCTCTCTAAATTGAATTATATAACCATAATCAGTTATTTGAGTTTTATGAAAACTCCAATACTAAGAGAAACTGCACAAACTACAAAGAAAAATCTGAAAATATAAATCGGAGGTATATGGTTTTTAGAAGATTTATTTTTTAAAGAAGGAAGATTTTCTCTCGAAGCAAGTAGGAAGTCTTCTGACTTTTTATTGGCTGCTTCCTTAAATTTAAGAATATTAGAATTTTTAGATAAGAGATAGTGCTTTCTTGCTTCCATTTGGACTGCAAACTTTTCATTTTTTAGTAATTTTCTTTTTGCTTCTAAAGTTTGATTTTCTGCTTCAATCTTTTCAATTTCTATCTTAAGAGATTCTAATTTTTCTTTCATTTCCATACGAACAAGAATTCCAGACGTACTCAATAAGCTAAAATACACAAGTCCTAAGATAAAAATTAATGAAGATACAATTTGTAGTCGCTTTAGATTATTCAAGATTATAAAAAGTCTCCCTTCCTCTGTAATTGGCAATCTTACCAAGCTCTTCTTCTATACGAAGAAGCTCATTGTATTTTGCTACCCTATCTGTTCGAGACAAAGACCCGGTTTTAATTTGCCCGGCGTTTGTAGCAACTGCTATATGACTAATTGTTGCGTCTTCTGTCTCCCCGCTTCTGTGACTAATCACTGCGGTATAATTTGCTTTCTTTGCCATTTCGATTGCTGACAATGTTTCAGTCAAGCTGCCGATTTGGTTTACTTTGATTAGAATTGAGTTGCAAATTCCTTCAGAAATTCCTTTGCTTAGTTTCTCAATATTTGTAACAAAAAGATCGTCTCCTACGAGCTGAATCTTTTTACGAAGTTTCTCACTAAACAGTTTCCACCCTGCCCAATCGTTTTCGTCCAATCCATCCTCTATAGTAATAATCGGATACTTATCTACCAAATCTGAATACATCTTTATCATTTCTTCAGAGCTATATTCTTTTATATCACTAGAATTTTTTGATTTTTTACCTAAGATATACTTCTTTTTTCCTTTATCGAAGAATTCGCTACTTGCTGCGTCGAGGCCTATCAGTATATCCTCTTTCGGCTTGTACCCAGCTTTAGAAATCGCCTCTAGAATCACTTCGATTCCCTCTGCATTACTTTTTAAGTCAGGTGCAAATCCACCTTCGTCACCAACGGCAGTATTCAAGCCCTTGGATTTAAGAACAGATTTCAAATTGTGAAAAACTTCTGCTCCCATTCTTAGTCCTTCGTGGAAAGATTTTGCACTGACAGGTAAGATCATAAATTCCT containing:
- a CDS encoding DUF1566 domain-containing protein, encoding MRNIKKILLIFTLIEIFFFLSNCQKPKFDNPCDLNSDSHRNTNIVKYITSDSSSFCGIIPSFGSVATPIFTPSAGNKTSLSDINILTSTFGATIYYTTDGTNPTIGSNRYSSALENIWSLAGKTIKAFAVKNGMTDSAILSGVFSYPPLKTGQQTSYAVGDDGESQTGVSRSYTDNGDGTVKDNATGLIWQKCSMGLNNDAGCTGTASNPNWADAGTYCSGLSLGSKTWRLPSRLELETLSHFSGPIIAIAIDSSYFPNTTTNPYWSSSNYVPSSTEAWYINFSAGEISKDSKAVFYYVRCVSGTVKEYGNNLTENGDGTVKDNVTGLIWQKCSNGQSGSNCSGAASSDLWANALSACSGLSLAGKSWRLPNINELKSIIDINKSSGETIDTNIFPNTASGSYWSSTTLVSNTNFSWEVNFSSGFSVSDDTNLQYSYIRCVSGP
- a CDS encoding efflux RND transporter permease subunit produces the protein MKFLSSLVHWSLNNQTIVLGLTVIFLFFGIDSARKLKIDAVPDITTIQVQVITTAPALSPIEIEKYVTYPVERAMAGLPKLVEVRSISRYGISVVTIVFQDDTDIFRARQWVSERLKEAEANIPPSYGIPTMGPISTGLGEIFQFTLTSDKHSLLDLTTQLNWFINPILKTVPGVVEVNTFGGESKEYQIILDLNKMQSLGFSGMDVLEALRKNNAATGGGYIEKEKEHIVIGSDGLISSLEDISKIYVGKTKDGFPVTISSIADVKIGHKLRRGATSKDGKGEVTGAITMMLMKENSLQVTESIKKKLEEIKPFLAPGMKIESFYDRSEMVKKTIRTVIINLLEGAILVIVVLFFMLGNFRAGLVIALTIPLAMLFAISIMRVRDAPGNLMSMGAIDFGLIVDGAVILVENSYRRLSLKTIELKRALTFLEKKKVIFESTVEVRKATIYGEIIIAIVYLPILALSGVEGKMFIPMALTVLYALLGAFILTLTVVPVLALLFLKPADEKEHETIIFQKLKIYYEPLLEKAFQNPKKIIFGTLGGFVFSLILFYFSGGEFIPQLDEGSLLLEVNRLPSASLTESLETSKRIERILLKNFPEITNVVSRTGSPDIATDPMGIDRSDIYLVLKPKEDWRFSKNELIEKISETLEKYTPEVAFSISQPIQMRTNELIAGVRSDVGIKIYGEDLSLLKQIGEEVSHNISKIPGVVDIKIEQLKGLSYLKVVPNRESLSRYGISIDEVNQAVEMISSGNYAGNIFEENKRFSLVIKAKDDRRNPLDRIKSFPIRSHYGQTVPLSDLAEIYTEEGPVQISHEHQSRRMIVEFNIRGKDMVSVIREVEEILQKKLKFPAGFRYDYGGKYENYISARNTLLIIVPLTLIVILFVLWVAFGEMKPAWIIFLNVPFAITGGVISLYIRGIPFSISAGVGFIALFGVAVLNGLVLVSFTKKLEHEGKDSSAAIFESAKLRLRPVVTTAVVAALGFLPMALSTSMGAEVQRPLATVVIGGLITSSILTLFVLPIIYLMGSDQRKK
- a CDS encoding efflux RND transporter periplasmic adaptor subunit, with the translated sequence MKTGKYIIIAILAVTFLVLGYGKLKEKKAIPEGKNPTEDSTTSNKENSNRIDLSMKIKVPSEIKEDTEIETIEVKRKDFQDTISVIGEISANPDNIRKIGARLAGRITSVNFKEGDHVKKGDTLITLDSPDASRLRSKFLGSLSRYTASQKNYSRLKELVTLRLAGEQEAINAESELRIMESELEADRENLRVYDIAIPNMAKEKKETIGNYEVRSPKSGIILSREAIVGGQVDANTNMGTVGDISEVWFIGKLFEKDISKIGTGENAIIQLNAYPNTKFEGRLTYIGIQIDPSSRTVNARIVLKNKKNLAKVGLFGVAEISAIEPEVISVPSYCLTEVNGKVGVFVEEKPGEYVFREVAIGRKSNTLVEIVSGISEREFVVRKGIFFLKSILLKSTFGAED
- a CDS encoding TolC family protein, which encodes MKFNFLFILFFIPAYGIFSGGNDHDEPHLHCTGSVTLKDIVECVIDHSPEYKSSRLELNVIKGRKIAAGYFFPSNPQVSLMQSYRKQTQNQGEFTGLQSSVNGEVMLSQEIYIGGQRKGRLDVADKEFASQVRRVTVMEREMIYNALVASLMYFSLIEELRLSENLYSLAKDIYEVAKARSEKGLAAPIDTDIAEAELVKMKRFFLLTKRKTELAKGNLTVMMGIPFHASIELLEKPKNPVFQNMSVDRLTEEALKVRAEIQASEADILTQDSKITLLKKETIPNLTISGFLQRDGFNENVIGGRLSLPLKIFRDNSGELLEELSRKQQLINKAEVSRHTIRYEVIKSISGYNSLKEEYESYSEELLQRIDKDLDSIKKALLNGRINVREALMSQQSLIGTKISYIQSKTDFAIASIEVIRASGIPFTDYLNSESKKEIK
- a CDS encoding ATP-dependent Clp protease proteolytic subunit encodes the protein MADKEESSPDILEDLKNAGKIQRKFLDERKIFLWGVVHDDSAKEIVSKLMYLEMSDPGKDIIFYINSPGGSVTAGLAIFDTMKMITSPVSTVCMGMAASMGSFLLSAGAKGKRYIWPHAKVMIHQPSIGGQITGPATDIKIHAQEIVKTKETLNKILADACSQPLEKVAKDTDRDYYMTAKEAIEYGIVDKISTTIGVLPSEF
- a CDS encoding septum formation initiator family protein — encoded protein: MVRLPITEEGRLFIILNNLKRLQIVSSLIFILGLVYFSLLSTSGILVRMEMKEKLESLKIEIEKIEAENQTLEAKRKLLKNEKFAVQMEARKHYLLSKNSNILKFKEAANKKSEDFLLASRENLPSLKNKSSKNHIPPIYIFRFFFVVCAVSLSIGVFIKLK
- the eno gene encoding phosphopyruvate hydratase; translated protein: MNSDSSKIKSVKAREIMDSRGNPTVEVDIFLEDGSFGRAAVPSGASTGEYEAVELRDDDKKRYLGKGVLKAVSNVNDKLSKSVIGLNATDQIKVDQAMIDLDGTPNKKNLGANAILGVSLAVAKAAANHCRLPLYRYIGGSYSRELPVPMMNILNGGSHADNNIDFQEFMILPVSAKSFHEGLRMGAEVFHNLKSVLKSKGLNTAVGDEGGFAPDLKSNAEGIEVILEAISKAGYKPKEDILIGLDAASSEFFDKGKKKYILGKKSKNSSDIKEYSSEEMIKMYSDLVDKYPIITIEDGLDENDWAGWKLFSEKLRKKIQLVGDDLFVTNIEKLSKGISEGICNSILIKVNQIGSLTETLSAIEMAKKANYTAVISHRSGETEDATISHIAVATNAGQIKTGSLSRTDRVAKYNELLRIEEELGKIANYRGRETFYNLE